The proteins below are encoded in one region of Gallus gallus isolate bGalGal1 chromosome 12, bGalGal1.mat.broiler.GRCg7b, whole genome shotgun sequence:
- the GRM2 gene encoding metabotropic glutamate receptor 2 yields the protein MGSVGPRPAPEHPMAVPIAAWLWLMHLAPCLAAGHGSTHGKKEISTEGDLVIGGLFPVHEKGVGGEDCGKINEHRGIQRLEAMLFALDEINKDPSILPGVRLGAHILDTCSKDTYALEQSLDFVRASLTRVDGSEHICPDGSYAVHDDIPMAITGVIGGSYSDVSIQVANLLRLFQIPQISYASTSAKLSDKSRYDYFARTVPPDFYQAKAMSEILRFFNWTYVSTVASEGDYGETGIEAFEQEARMRNICIATSEKVGRSMNKKTYDGVVRALLQKPNARVVVLFTRSEDARELLAAAHRANVSFVWVASDGWGALESVVAGSEAAAEGAITIELAAYPIQEFAAYFLNLHPYNNSRNPWFREFWEQKFKCSLHTQDCSRYSLKTGKFEPESKITFVVNAVYAMAHSLHNMHRALCPNTTKLCDSMKPVNGKRFYKDFMLNVNFDAPFRPADTESVVRFDRYGDGIGRYNIFNYHRMDGRYRYQKVGYWAEGLILNTSLIPWAETSIPVSQCSDPCKKNEIKSMQPGDICCWICIPCQPYEYLLDEFTCMDCGLGYWPNETLNGCYELPQEYIRWKDVWAIGPVTISCLGFISTLFVFGVFMKNNDTPIVKASGRELCYILLTGVLMCYSMTFIFIAKPSTEVCTLRRLGLGTSFAVCYSALLTKTNRIARIFSGVKEGVQRPRFISPTSQVVICMALISCQLIIVIIWLLVEAPGTGKETEPDKRYIVTLKCNNRDSNMLISLTYNVLLIVLCTVYAFKTRKCPENFNEAKFIGFTMYTTCIIWLAFLPIFYVTSSDYRVQTTTMCISVSLSGTVVLGCLFTPKLHIILFQPQKNVASHRVGTTRFSMAAASSSQSHGSASQYVPTVCNGREAVDSTTSSL from the exons atggggtctgtgggtcccCGGCCGGCACCGGAACACCCCATGGCGGTCCCCATTGCTGCCTGGCTCTGGCTGATGCACCTGGccccctgcctggctgctgggcaCGGCTCCACCCACGGCAAGAAAGAGATCAGCACTGAGGGGGATCTGGTCATCGGGGGGCTCTTCCCCGTCCATGAGAAAGGAGTGGGGGGCGAAGACTGTGGCAAAATCAATGAGCACCGGGGCATCCAGCGCCTCGAGGCCATGCTCTTTGCACTGGATGAGATCAACAAGGACCCGAGCATCCTGCCGGGGGTGAGGCTGGGTGCCCACATCCTGGACACCTGCTCCAAGGACACCTATGCTCTTGAGCAGTCACTCGACTTCGTCCGTGCATCGCTGACCAGAGTGGATGGCTCCGAGCACATCTGCCCCGACGGCTCCTACGCTGTCCATGACGACATACCCATGGCCATCACCGGTGTCATCGGGGGCTCCTACAGCGATGTTTCCATCCAG GTTGCCAACTTGCTGCGGCTCTTCCAGATCCCGCAGATCAGCTACGCCTCCACCAGCGCCAAACTCAGCGATAAGTCCCGCTACGACTACTTCGCCCGCACCGTCCCGCCCGACTTCTACCAAGCCAAAGCCATGTCAGAGATCCTCCGCTTTTTCAACTGGACCTACGTCTCCACGGTGGCCTCGGAGGGCGACTACGGCGAGACGGGCATCGAGGCTTTTGAGCAAGAAGCCCGTATGCGCAACATCTGCATCGCCACCTCGGAGAAGGTGGGACGCTCCATGAACAAGAAGACCTACGACGGCGTGGTGCGGGCGCTGCTGCAGAAGCCCAACGCCAGGGTGGTCGTGCTCTTCACCCGCAGTGAGGACGCccgggagctgctggcagccgcCCACAGAGCCAACGTCTCCTTTGTATGGGTGGCCAGCGATGGGTGGGGAGCCCTGGAGAGCGTGGTGGCGGGGAgcgaggcggcggcggagggagCCATCACCATCGAGCTGGCAGCGTACCCCATCCAGGAGTTCGCCGCGTACTTCCTCAACCTCCACCCCTACAATAACAGCCGAAATCCCTGGTTTCGGGAGTTTTGGGAGCAAAAGTTCAAGTGCAGCCTCCACACGCAGGACTGCAGCCGGTACTCCCTAAAGACGGGCAAGTTTGAGCCAGAGTCCAAGATCACCTTTGTGGTCAATGCGGTCTACGCCATGGCTCACTCGCTTCACAACATGCACAGGGCTCTGTGCCCCAACACCACCAAGCTCTGCGACTCCATGAAGCCTGTCAATGGCAAGAGGTTCTACAAGGACTTCATGCTCAATGTTAATTTTGATG cCCCATTCAGGCCAGCAGACACTGAGAGCGTTGTTCGATTTGACCGCTACGGTGATGGGATTGGGCGCTACAATATCTTCAACTACCACCGCATGGATGGGCGGTACCGGTACCAGAAGGTGGGCTACTGGGCCGAGGGGCTCATCCTCAACACCAGCCTCATCCCCTGGGCAGAGACGTCCATCCCGGTGTCCCAGTGCAGCGATCCATGCAAGAAGAACGAGATCAAGAGCATGCAGCCAGGAGACATCTGCTGCTGGATCTGCATCCCCTGCCAGCCCTACGAGTACCTGCTGGATGAGTTCACCTGCATGGACTGTGGTTTGGGTTACTGGCCCAACGAGACCCTGAATGGCTGCTACGAGTTGCCCCAGGAGTACATCCGCTGGAAAGACGTCTGGGCCATCGGTCCCGTCACTATCTCGTGTTTGGGATTTATCTCCACTCTCTTTGTTTTCGGTGTCTTCATGAAGAACAACGACACTCCCATTGTGAAGGCCTCCGGACGGGAGCTCTGTTACATTCTCTTGACTGGGGTCCTCATGTGCTACAGCATGACCTTCATCTTCATTGCGAAGCCTTCCACTGAGGTGTGCACGCTCCGGCGCTTGGGGCTGGGCACGTCCTTTGCTGTCTGCTATTCGGCCCTCTTGACCAAGACGAACCGCATCGCCAGGATCTTCAGTGGGGTGAAGGAGGGGGTCCAGCGCCCTCGCTTCATAAGCCCCACGTCGCAGGTGGTCATCTGCATGGCCCTCATCTCCTGCCAGCTGATCATCGTCATCATCTGGCTGCTGGTGGAGGCCCCTGGCACAGGCAAGGAGACCGAGCCTGACAAGAGGTACATCGTCACCCTCAAGTGCAACAACCGTGACTCCAACATGCTCATTTCGCTCACCTACAACGTCCTCTTGATTGTCCTGTGCACGGTCTACGCCTTCAAGACACGGAAATGCCCTGAAAACTTCAATGAGGCCAAGTTCATTGGGTTCACCATGTACACGACCTGCATCATCTGGCTGGCCTTCCTGCCCATCTTTTATGTGACCTCCAGCGACTACCGA GTGCAGACCACTACCATGTGCATCTCAGTGAGCCTCAGTGGCACGGTGGTCCTCGGCTGCCTCTTCACCCCCAAGCTCCACATCATACTCTTCCAGCCGCAGAAGAACGTGGCCAGCCACCGTGTGGGCACAACACGCTTCAGCATGGCGGCCGCCAGCTCCAGCCAGTCCCATG GCTCGGCCTCACAGTATGTGCCCACAGTGTGCAACGGCCGCGAGGCGGTGGACTCCACAACGTCATCCTTGTGA
- the IQCF6 gene encoding IQ domain-containing protein F6 isoform X2: MAIQAWWRGQLVRRALLVAASSARRIQGWWRRVGSQRREQQRLWVLAEYIKLERAVVLLQAQVRAWVMRTEYKRCREAARTIQTCWRGYVQRRASNCTKDVDLHIDIVLGVPGDCGDQSE, encoded by the coding sequence ATGGCCATCCAGGCATGGTGGCGAGGGCAGCTGGTGCGGAGGGCACTGCTGGTGGCGGCCAGCAGCGCGCGGCGCATCCAGGGCTGGTGGCGACGGGTGGGCAGCCagaggagggagcagcagcGCCTGTGGGTGCTGGCCGAGTACATCAAGCTGGAGCGAGCCGTTGTCCTGCTGCAGGCTCAGGTCCGGGCGTGGGTGATGCGGACGGAGTACAAACGCTGCCGGGAGGCCGCCCGCACCATCCAGACCTGCTGGCGGGGGTACGTGCAGCGCCGGGCCAGCAACTGCACCAAGGATGTGGATCTGCACATTGACATCGTCCTGGGCGTTCCGGGTGACTGTGGAGACCAGAGTGAATAA
- the IQCF6 gene encoding IQ domain-containing protein F6 isoform X3, with protein sequence MGPMETQIDPDTAAAMAIQAWWRGQLVRRALLVAASSARRIQGWWRRAQVRAWVMRTEYKRCREAARTIQTCWRGYVQRRASNCTKDVDLHIDIVLGVPGDCGDQSE encoded by the exons ATGGGACCCATGGAGACGCAG ATAGACCCCGACACGGCCGCAGCCATGGCCATCCAGGCATGGTGGCGAGGGCAGCTGGTGCGGAGGGCACTGCTGGTGGCGGCCAGCAGCGCGCGGCGCATCCAGGGCTGGTGGCGACGG GCTCAGGTCCGGGCGTGGGTGATGCGGACGGAGTACAAACGCTGCCGGGAGGCCGCCCGCACCATCCAGACCTGCTGGCGGGGGTACGTGCAGCGCCGGGCCAGCAACTGCACCAAGGATGTGGATCTGCACATTGACATCGTCCTGGGCGTTCCGGGTGACTGTGGAGACCAGAGTGAATAA
- the IQCF6 gene encoding IQ domain-containing protein F6 isoform X1 yields MGPMETQIDPDTAAAMAIQAWWRGQLVRRALLVAASSARRIQGWWRRVGSQRREQQRLWVLAEYIKLERAVVLLQAQVRAWVMRTEYKRCREAARTIQTCWRGYVQRRASNCTKDVDLHIDIVLGVPGDCGDQSE; encoded by the exons ATGGGACCCATGGAGACGCAG ATAGACCCCGACACGGCCGCAGCCATGGCCATCCAGGCATGGTGGCGAGGGCAGCTGGTGCGGAGGGCACTGCTGGTGGCGGCCAGCAGCGCGCGGCGCATCCAGGGCTGGTGGCGACGGGTGGGCAGCCagaggagggagcagcagcGCCTGTGGGTGCTGGCCGAGTACATCAAGCTGGAGCGAGCCGTTGTCCTGCTGCAGGCTCAGGTCCGGGCGTGGGTGATGCGGACGGAGTACAAACGCTGCCGGGAGGCCGCCCGCACCATCCAGACCTGCTGGCGGGGGTACGTGCAGCGCCGGGCCAGCAACTGCACCAAGGATGTGGATCTGCACATTGACATCGTCCTGGGCGTTCCGGGTGACTGTGGAGACCAGAGTGAATAA
- the LOC415939 gene encoding maestro heat-like repeat-containing protein family member 7 — MNAIAAMSRAWLLPEERKSSLLRACLGSVLRLPRHEDTQDRDAALYMETMEALHRLLQVLVGSAGTSVLMELQNILELLLPFTTCQLAAVEERAMACIARLLAFSNTCPLPEVCSCFTGAVVLRHQCTENQRFPVLGKLAGQLILCCTSTDEGTRDEAMKAVRQLFIFIASQRMWMWQKDPKKPQLRERWQTLFYEQVSQENNARKIFRMFLKYLQYPERVSIFLTAIESMTVPSLHSTELAAHMVDVLSAEVHFPPGQVQKIVKVIYSSLPSITAQPALESLGRALLVLASKYPREMVSSLLGCSPTCTSVTITMWKEMLSESLAVEKVLQELLRVLTNHSLYHMSTSTGDRPRVLALAAARILPEIIQLPLVLKEAEAIFPQLFLALLLQVSFTMELTLQEVEIFWEVHQQHHLTPIRAAVQSLKVLLCGVGLQKQMEAIEEQGGWDALLSTVTHLQGVQVVARVMRELPGALRDPIFHQLVELLSTKFCSWEMVAMVFLVEMLECVDLSEELHRVVSLFSTYLQSQSVGMQQLVLRGILQLSKRQDTARKMLGLLPCITEQLQDADSGARAMALPVLSSLLRLLERGKLSLVALELASNLPALFEDESGTVRQLSIHLFLDTLSFVEGREKRKMRKEVYRSLVPLYLHLHDEEESVAKASQKAFLGAARFLHWRRLEHLAEVAQFWQIGECMLVERRKSAAQDYLGQSLLYLQSPQEPLRREAVRFIELIGRHEIPTVRSRWWRFGRR; from the exons ATGAACGCCATCGCCGCCATGAG CAGAGCGTGGCTGCTTCCAGAGGAGCGGAAGAGCAGCCTCCTGCGGGCCTGCCTCGGCAGCGTCCTCCGCCTCCCTCGCCACGAGGACACACAGGACCGGGATGCTGCACTCTACATGGAG ACCATGGAAGCCCTGCACCGCCTGCTGCAGGTGTTGGTGGGCAGCGCCGGCACCTCTGTCCTCATGGAGCTGCAGAACATCTTGGAG ctcctgctgcccttcACCACGTGCCAGCTGGCAGCTGTGGAGGAGAGGGCCATGGCGTGCATTGCCAGGCTGCTCGCCTTCAGCAACACCTGCCCCTTGCCCGAG GTGTGCTCCTGCTTCACAGGAGCTGTGGTGCTCCGGCATCAGTGCACGGAGAACCAACGCTTCCCTGTGCTGGGGAAGCTGGCCGGACAGCTCATCCTGTGCTGCACCTCCACGGATGAGGGGACCAGAGATGAGGCGATGAAGGCTGTCCgtcagcttttcattttcattgcttcCCAAA GAATGTGGATGTGGCAGAAGGATCCCAAGAAACCACAGCTCCGGGAACGCTGGCAAACGCTGTTCTATGAACAGGTTTCCCAAGAGAACAATGCCAGAAAAATCTTCAGG ATGTTTCTCAAATACCTTCAGTACCCTGAAAGGGTGAGCATCTTCCTCACAGCCATCGAGAGCATGACAGTGCCGAGCCTCCACAGCACCGAGCTGGCTGCCCACATGGTGGATGTGCTCTCAGCAGAGGTTCATTTCCCTCCAGGGCAG GTGCAAAAGATCGTGAAGGTGATCTACAGCAGCCTGCCTTCCATCACAGCCCAGCCGGCTCTAGAAAGCCTGGGCAGGGCCCTGCTCGTGCTGGCCAGCAAATACCCCAGGGAGATGGTTAGcagcctgctgggctgctcccccaCCTGCACCAG TGTCACCATCACCATGTGGAAGGAAATGCTCTCAGAGTCCCTGGCCGTGGAgaaggtgctgcaggagctgctccgaGTGCTCACAAACCATTCTCTGTACCACATGTCTACATCCACTGGGGACAGGCCACGTGTCCTTGCCCTGGCT GCAGCAAGGATCCTACCTGAGATAATCCAGCTGCCTCTTGTCCTAAAGGAGGctgaggccattttcccccagcTCTTCCTGGCCCTCCTCTTGCAAGTGTCCTTCACCATGGAGCTGACACTGCAGGAGGTGGAAATCTTCTGGGAGGtgcaccagcagcaccatcTCACTCCCATCAg GGCTGCGGTGCAGTCCTTGAAGGTGCTGCTCTGCGGTGTGGGCCTCCAGAAGCAGATGGAGGCCATCGAGGAGCAGGGTGGCTGGGACGCGCTTCTCAGCACTGTGACCCACCTGCAGGGGGTGCAGGTGGTGGCCAG GGTGATGAGGGAGCTGCCAGGTGCTCTGCGTGACCCCATCTTCCACCAGCTGGttgagctgctcagcaccaagTTCTGCTCCTGGGAGATGGTGGCCATGGTCTTCCTCGTTGAG ATGTTGGAGTGCGTGGACCTCAGCGAAGAGCTGCACCGCGTCGTGAGCCTCTTCAGCACCTACCTGCAGAGCCAGAGTGTGGgcatgcagcagctggtgctcaggggcatcctgcagctcagcaagaGGCAGGACACG GCGAGGAAGATGCTCGGCCTGCTGCCGTGCATCAcggagcagctgcaggacgCAGACAGCGGTGCCCGTGCCATGGCCCTGCcagtgctcagcagcctgctgcGGCTCCTGGAGAGGGGGAAGCTCAGCCTCGTGGCTCTGGAGCTGGCCAGCAATCTCCCAGCGCTCTTTGAGGAC gagTCCGGCACGGTGCGTCAGCTCTCCATCCACCTCTTCCTTGACACGCTGAGCTTTGTGGAGggcagagaaaagaggaagatgCGGAAGGAGGTGTACAGGAGCCTGGTCCCGCTGTATCTGCACCTGCACGATGAGGAAGAGAGCGTGGCCAAG GCCTCCCAGAAAGCCTTCCTCGGTGCCGCACGGTTCCTGCACTGGAGGCGGCTGGAGCACCTGGCAGAGGTGGCACAGTTCTGGCAGATCGGCGAGTGCATG CtggtggagaggaggaagagtgCAGCACAGGACTACCTGGGCCAGAGCCTGCTTTACCTGCAGAGCCCGCAGGAGCCCCTGCGGCGGGAGGCCGTGAGGTTCATCG AGCTCATTGGGAGGCACGAGATCCCGACGGTGCGGTCCCGGTGGTGGCGGTTCGGGCGGCGCTGA
- the LOC124417001 gene encoding uncharacterized protein LOC124417001 isoform X1, producing the protein MKVMEKRKKSLVRMEQRSPSCHQKAWPEKPMISQASRPQWGTDEVCEMQVPLGSGEGPSASDMSPQQEDPLSCIRACCMCRPQAEAQKLSFLASICTICEAALEDSGAHYRLCVCPLEVAQCIEGAWALPTKEGTLPHPIPYHHALRSCCRRSPLSAWTRSCGSRP; encoded by the exons ATGAAGGtaatggagaaaaggaagaagtctCTGGtcag gatggaACAGAGATCCCCCAGCTGCCACCAAAAGGCTTGGCCAGAGAAGCCTATGATATCACAGGCCTCCAGGCCCCAGTGGGGGACTGATGAAGTGTGTGAGATGCAGGTGCCCTTGGGCTCAGGTGAGGGTCCTTCTGCCTCGGACATGTCGCCACAGCAGGAGGATCCCCTGAGCTGCATCCGTGCCTGCTGCATGTGCAGACCCCAG GCAGAGGCACAGAAGCTGAGCTTTCTGGCCTCCATCTGCACCATCTGCGAAGCTGCCCTCGAGGACAGCGGTGCGCATTACCGGCTGTGCGTCTGCCCGCTGGAGGTGGCGCAGTGCATTGAG GGTGCCTGGGCTCTGCCCACCAAGGAGGGCACACTGCCTCATCCCATCCCGTATCACCATGccctcaggagctgctgcaggaggagcccgCTGAGCGCCTGGACACGGAGCTGTGGCAGCAGGCCATGA
- the ALAS1 gene encoding 5-aminolevulinate synthase, nonspecific, mitochondrial precursor, whose product MEAVVRRCPFLARVSQAFLQKAGPSLLFYAQHCPKMMEAAPPAAARGLATSAARGQQVEETPAAQPEAKKAKEVAQQNTDGSQPPAGHPPAAAVQSSATKCPFLAAQMNHKSSNVFCKASLELQEDVKEMQVDRKGKEFAKIPTNSVVRNTEAEGEEQSGLLKKFKDIMLKQRPESVSHLLQDNLPKSVSTFQYDQFFEKKIDEKKKDHTYRVFKTVNRKAQIFPMADDYSDSLITKKEVSVWCSNDYLGMSRHPRVCGAVMDTLKQHGAGAGGTRNISGTSKFHVDLEKELADLHGKDAALLFSSCFVANDSTLFTLAKMLPGCEIYSDSGNHASMIQGIRNSRVPKHIFRHNDVNHLRELLKKSDPSTPKIVAFETVHSMDGAVCPLEELCDVAHEHGAITFVDEVHAVGLYGARGGGIGDRDGVMHKMDIISGTLGKAFGCVGGYISSTSALIDTVRSYAAGFIFTTSLPPMLLAGALESVRTLKSAEGQVLRRQHQRNVKLMRQMLMDAGLPVVHCPSHIIPIRVADAAKNTEICDKLMSQHSIYVQAINYPTVPRGEELLRIAPTPHHTPQMMSYFLEKLLATWKDVGLELKPHSSAECNFCRRPLHFEVMSERERSYFSGMSKLLSVSA is encoded by the exons ATGGAGGCGGTGGTGCGGCGCTGCCCGTTCCTGGCCCGCGTCTCGCAGGCCTTCCTGCAGAAGGCCGGGCCTTCCCTGCTCTTTTATGCCCAGCACTGTCCCAAAATGATGGAGGCGGCGCCGCCGGCCGCCGCCCGAGGCCTCGCCACATCCGCCGCCCGCGGGCAGCAGGTAGAGGAGACCCCTGCGGCCCAGCCGG AGGCCAAGAAAGCCAAAGAAGTGGCCCAGCAGAACACAGATGGGTCACAgcctcctgctggccacccacctgctgctgctgtccagAGCTCTGCTACAAAATGCCCATTCCTGGCAGCTCAGATGAACCACAAGAGCAGCAATGTGTTCTGCAAAGCCAGCTTGGAACTGCAGGAGGATGTGAAGGAAATGCAGGTGGACAGGAAAG GTAAAGAATTTGCCAAAATACCAACTAATTCCGTGGTGAGGAACACTGAGGCTGAGGGAGAAGAGCAGAGTGGCTTGCTCAAGAAGTTTAAGGATATTATGCTGAAGCAAAGACCCGAAAGTGTGTCTCATCTGCTTCAGGATAACTTGCCAAAAT CTGTATCCACCTTCCAGTATGACCAGTTCTTTGAGAAAAAGAtagatgaaaagaagaaagatcaTACCTACCGAGTGTTCAAAACGGTGAACCGAAAGGCGCAGATCTTTCCCATGGCAGATGACTACTCTGATTCCCTGATCACCAAGAAAGAGGTGTCTGTGTGGTGCAGCAATGATTACCTGGGCATGAGTCGTCACCCTCGTGTGTGCGGAGCGGTTAT GGATACACTGAAACAACatggtgctggagcaggaggcaCAAGGAATATCTCAGGAACAAGCAAATTTCATGTCGACTTGGAGAAAGAACTGGCTGATCTTCATGGAAAAGATGCAGCCTTGTTGTTCTCATCTTGCTTTGTAGCCAATGATTCCACCCTCTTCACTCTTGCTAAAATGCTGCCAG GTTGTGAGATCTACTCTGATTCTGGAAACCATGCCTCCATGATCCAGGGGATTCGAAACAGCAGGGTGCCAAAACACATCTTCCGCCATAACGACGTCAACCATCTTCGAGAGCTGTTGAAGAAGTCTGATCCATCGACCCCTAAAATTGTTGCGTTTGAAACTGTGCACTCCATGGATG GTGctgtctgccctctggaagagCTGTGTGATGTGGCCCACGAGCACGGGGCAATCACTTTTGTGGATGAAGTGCatgctgtggggctgtatgGAGCTCGAGGTGGTGGCATAGGGGACCGGGATGGAGTCATGCACAAGATGGACATCATCTCTGGAACGCTCG GCAAGGCCTTTGGCTGTGTGGGAGGATACATCTCCAGTACAAGTGCCCTGATAGACACTGTCCGTTCGTATGCTGCTGGCTTTATCTTCACAACATCCCTGCCACCCATGCTCCTGGCTGGTGCCCTCGAATCTGTCCGAACTCTGAAAAGTGCTGAGGGCCAAGTCTTGAGGCGCCAGCACCAACGCAATGTGAAGCTCATGAGACAGATGCTGATGGATGCAGGGCTTCCTGTAGTGCATTGCCCGAGTCACATCATTCCAATAAGG GTTGCAGATGCTGCTAAAAATACAGAGATCTGTGACAAGCTGATGAGCCAGCACAGCATCTATGTCCAAGCAATCAACTACCCCACAGTTCCTCGTGGAGAAGAGCTGCTACGTATTGCTCCTACACCTCATCACACCCCTCAAATGATGAGTTATTTTCTCG AAAAGCTGCTGGCTACATGGAAGGATGTTGGGCTGGAGCTGAAACCACACTCATCAGCTGAATGCAACTTCTGCAGAAGACCTCTACACTTTGAAGTGATGAGTGAAAGGGAAAGATCCTACTTCAGTGGCATGAGCAAACTATTATCTGTCAGTGCATGA
- the ALAS1 gene encoding 5-aminolevulinate synthase, nonspecific, mitochondrial isoform X1, translated as MEAVVRRCPFLARVSQAFLQKAGPSLLFYAQHCPKMMEAAPPAAARGLATSAARGQQVEETPAAQPEAKKAKEVAQQNTDGSQPPAGHPPAAAVQSSATKCPFLAAQMNHKSSNVFCKASLELQEDVKEMQVDRKAVSTFQYDQFFEKKIDEKKKDHTYRVFKTVNRKAQIFPMADDYSDSLITKKEVSVWCSNDYLGMSRHPRVCGAVMDTLKQHGAGAGGTRNISGTSKFHVDLEKELADLHGKDAALLFSSCFVANDSTLFTLAKMLPGCEIYSDSGNHASMIQGIRNSRVPKHIFRHNDVNHLRELLKKSDPSTPKIVAFETVHSMDGAVCPLEELCDVAHEHGAITFVDEVHAVGLYGARGGGIGDRDGVMHKMDIISGTLGKAFGCVGGYISSTSALIDTVRSYAAGFIFTTSLPPMLLAGALESVRTLKSAEGQVLRRQHQRNVKLMRQMLMDAGLPVVHCPSHIIPIRVADAAKNTEICDKLMSQHSIYVQAINYPTVPRGEELLRIAPTPHHTPQMMSYFLEKLLATWKDVGLELKPHSSAECNFCRRPLHFEVMSERERSYFSGMSKLLSVSA; from the exons ATGGAGGCGGTGGTGCGGCGCTGCCCGTTCCTGGCCCGCGTCTCGCAGGCCTTCCTGCAGAAGGCCGGGCCTTCCCTGCTCTTTTATGCCCAGCACTGTCCCAAAATGATGGAGGCGGCGCCGCCGGCCGCCGCCCGAGGCCTCGCCACATCCGCCGCCCGCGGGCAGCAGGTAGAGGAGACCCCTGCGGCCCAGCCGG AGGCCAAGAAAGCCAAAGAAGTGGCCCAGCAGAACACAGATGGGTCACAgcctcctgctggccacccacctgctgctgctgtccagAGCTCTGCTACAAAATGCCCATTCCTGGCAGCTCAGATGAACCACAAGAGCAGCAATGTGTTCTGCAAAGCCAGCTTGGAACTGCAGGAGGATGTGAAGGAAATGCAGGTGGACAGGAAAG CTGTATCCACCTTCCAGTATGACCAGTTCTTTGAGAAAAAGAtagatgaaaagaagaaagatcaTACCTACCGAGTGTTCAAAACGGTGAACCGAAAGGCGCAGATCTTTCCCATGGCAGATGACTACTCTGATTCCCTGATCACCAAGAAAGAGGTGTCTGTGTGGTGCAGCAATGATTACCTGGGCATGAGTCGTCACCCTCGTGTGTGCGGAGCGGTTAT GGATACACTGAAACAACatggtgctggagcaggaggcaCAAGGAATATCTCAGGAACAAGCAAATTTCATGTCGACTTGGAGAAAGAACTGGCTGATCTTCATGGAAAAGATGCAGCCTTGTTGTTCTCATCTTGCTTTGTAGCCAATGATTCCACCCTCTTCACTCTTGCTAAAATGCTGCCAG GTTGTGAGATCTACTCTGATTCTGGAAACCATGCCTCCATGATCCAGGGGATTCGAAACAGCAGGGTGCCAAAACACATCTTCCGCCATAACGACGTCAACCATCTTCGAGAGCTGTTGAAGAAGTCTGATCCATCGACCCCTAAAATTGTTGCGTTTGAAACTGTGCACTCCATGGATG GTGctgtctgccctctggaagagCTGTGTGATGTGGCCCACGAGCACGGGGCAATCACTTTTGTGGATGAAGTGCatgctgtggggctgtatgGAGCTCGAGGTGGTGGCATAGGGGACCGGGATGGAGTCATGCACAAGATGGACATCATCTCTGGAACGCTCG GCAAGGCCTTTGGCTGTGTGGGAGGATACATCTCCAGTACAAGTGCCCTGATAGACACTGTCCGTTCGTATGCTGCTGGCTTTATCTTCACAACATCCCTGCCACCCATGCTCCTGGCTGGTGCCCTCGAATCTGTCCGAACTCTGAAAAGTGCTGAGGGCCAAGTCTTGAGGCGCCAGCACCAACGCAATGTGAAGCTCATGAGACAGATGCTGATGGATGCAGGGCTTCCTGTAGTGCATTGCCCGAGTCACATCATTCCAATAAGG GTTGCAGATGCTGCTAAAAATACAGAGATCTGTGACAAGCTGATGAGCCAGCACAGCATCTATGTCCAAGCAATCAACTACCCCACAGTTCCTCGTGGAGAAGAGCTGCTACGTATTGCTCCTACACCTCATCACACCCCTCAAATGATGAGTTATTTTCTCG AAAAGCTGCTGGCTACATGGAAGGATGTTGGGCTGGAGCTGAAACCACACTCATCAGCTGAATGCAACTTCTGCAGAAGACCTCTACACTTTGAAGTGATGAGTGAAAGGGAAAGATCCTACTTCAGTGGCATGAGCAAACTATTATCTGTCAGTGCATGA